A part of Jaculus jaculus isolate mJacJac1 chromosome 17, mJacJac1.mat.Y.cur, whole genome shotgun sequence genomic DNA contains:
- the Pth1r gene encoding parathyroid hormone/parathyroid hormone-related peptide receptor isoform X2, with protein sequence MGTARIAPGLALLLCCPVLSSAYALVDADDVFTKEEQIFLLHRAQAQCDKLLKEVLRTAANVMESDKGWTPASTSGKPRKEKASGKFYSESKENKEGSAGRRRRGRPCLPEWDNIVCWPLGAPGEVVAVPCPDYIYDFNHKGHAYRRCDRNGSWEVVPGHNRTWANYSECLKYMTNETREREVFDRLGMIYTVGYSMSLASLTVATLILAYFRRLHCTRNYIHMHMFLSFMLRAASIFVKDAVLYSGFTLDEAERLTEQELQIIAQAPPPPAAAAVGYAGCRVAVTFFLYFLATNYYWILVEGLYLHSLIFMAFFSEKKYLWGFTVFGWGLPAIFVAVWVGVRATLANTGCWDLSSGHKKWIIQVPILASVVLNFILFINIIRVLATKLRETNAGRCDTRQQYRKLLKSTLVLMPLFGVHYTVFMALPYTEVSGTLWQIQMHYEMLFNSFQGFFVAIIYCFCNGEVQAEIKKSWSRWTLALDFKRKARSGSSSYSYGPMVSHTSVTNVGPRAGLSLPLSPRLLPAATTNGHSHLPGHAKPGAPALETETTPVTVAVPKDDGFLNGSCSGLDEEASGPARPPPLLQEEWETVM encoded by the exons gtggATGCCGATGACGTCTTTACCAAGGAGGAACAAATCTTCTTGCTGCATCGAGCCCAGGCGCAGTGTGACAAGCTGCTCAAGGAAGTCCTGCGCACTgcag CCAACGTAATGGAGTCAGACAAGGGATGGACACCCGCGTCCACATCAGGGAAGCCCAGGAAAGAGAAGGCCTCGGGGAAGTTCTACTCTGAGTCTAAGGAGAACAAGGAGGGGTCGGCTGGCCGCAGGCGCCGAG GACGCCCCTGCCTGCCAGAATGGGACAACATCGTGTGCTGGCCACTAGGGGCACCAGGCGAAGTGGTGGCTGTGCCCTGTCCTGACTACATTTATGACTTCAATCACAAAG GCCATGCCTACCGACGATGTGACCGCAATGGCAGCTGGGAGGTGGTGCCGGGGCACAACCGGACCTGGGCAAACTACAGCGAGTGCCTCAAGTACATGACCAACGAGACTCGGGAACGG GAGGTGTTTGACCGCCTGGGCATGATCTACACCGTGGGCTACTCCATGTCCCTGGCCTCTCTCACCGTAGCCACGCTCATCCTGGCCTATTTCAG GCGGCTGCACTGCACGCGCAACtacatccacatgcacatgttcCTGTCCTTCATGCTGCGCGCCGCCAGCATCTTCGTCAAGGACGCGGTGCTCTACTCGGGCTTCACGCTGGACGAGGCCGAGCGCCTGACCGAGCAGGAGCTGCAGATCATCGCGcaggcgccgccgccgcccgccgccgccgccgtgggCTAC GCGGGCTGCCGCGTGGCCGTGACGTTTTTCCTCTACTTCCTGGCCACCAACTACTACTGGATTCTGGTGGAGGGCTTGTACCTGCACAGCCTCATCTTCATGGCTTTCTTCTCAGAAAAGAAGTACCTGTGGGGGTTCACCGTCTTCGGCTGGG GTCTGCCCGCTATCTTCGTGGCTGTGTGGGTTGGTGTCAGAGCTACCTTGGCCAACACTGG GTGCTGGGACCTGAGCTCTGGGCATAAGAAGTGGATCATCCAGGTGCCCATCCTGGCCTCTGTTGTG CTCAACTTCATCCTTTTCATCAACATCATCCGGGTGCTTGCCACCAAGCTGCGGGAGACCAACGCGGGCAGGTGTGACACACGGCAGCAGTACCG gaagcTGCTCAAGTCCACGCTCGTGCTCATGCCGCTCTTCGGAGTCCACTACACCGTGTTCATGGCCTTGCCTTACACCGAGGTCTCAGGGACGCTCTGGCAGATCCAGATGCACTACGAGATGCTCTTCAATTCCTTCCAG GGATTTTTTGTCGCCATCATATACTGTTTCTGCAACGGTGAG GTACAGGCAGAGATCAAGAAGTCTTGGAGCCGCTGGACATTGGCATTGGACTTCAAGCGCAAGGCGCGAAGCGGGAGCAGCAGCTACAGTTATGGCCCAATGGTGTCTCACACAAGTGTGACCAACGTAGGACCCCGTGCGGGACTCAGCCTTCCCCTCAGCCCCCGCCTGCTACCTGCTGCCACCACCAATGGCCACTCCCATCTACCCGGCCATGCCAAGCCAGGGGCGCCAGCTCTTGAGACAGAAACCACACCGGTTACCGTGGCTGTTCCCAAGGACGATGGATTCCTCAATGGCTCCTGCTCAGGCCTGGATGAAGAGGCCTCTGGGCCTGCAAGGCCACCCCCTTTGCTACAGGAAGAGTGGGAGACAGTCATGTGA
- the Pth1r gene encoding parathyroid hormone/parathyroid hormone-related peptide receptor isoform X3 — MESDKGWTPASTSGKPRKEKASGKFYSESKENKEGSAGRRRRGRPCLPEWDNIVCWPLGAPGEVVAVPCPDYIYDFNHKGHAYRRCDRNGSWEVVPGHNRTWANYSECLKYMTNETREREVFDRLGMIYTVGYSMSLASLTVATLILAYFRRLHCTRNYIHMHMFLSFMLRAASIFVKDAVLYSGFTLDEAERLTEQELQIIAQAPPPPAAAAVGYAGCRVAVTFFLYFLATNYYWILVEGLYLHSLIFMAFFSEKKYLWGFTVFGWGLPAIFVAVWVGVRATLANTGCWDLSSGHKKWIIQVPILASVVLNFILFINIIRVLATKLRETNAGRCDTRQQYRKLLKSTLVLMPLFGVHYTVFMALPYTEVSGTLWQIQMHYEMLFNSFQGFFVAIIYCFCNGEVQAEIKKSWSRWTLALDFKRKARSGSSSYSYGPMVSHTSVTNVGPRAGLSLPLSPRLLPAATTNGHSHLPGHAKPGAPALETETTPVTVAVPKDDGFLNGSCSGLDEEASGPARPPPLLQEEWETVM; from the exons ATGGAGTCAGACAAGGGATGGACACCCGCGTCCACATCAGGGAAGCCCAGGAAAGAGAAGGCCTCGGGGAAGTTCTACTCTGAGTCTAAGGAGAACAAGGAGGGGTCGGCTGGCCGCAGGCGCCGAG GACGCCCCTGCCTGCCAGAATGGGACAACATCGTGTGCTGGCCACTAGGGGCACCAGGCGAAGTGGTGGCTGTGCCCTGTCCTGACTACATTTATGACTTCAATCACAAAG GCCATGCCTACCGACGATGTGACCGCAATGGCAGCTGGGAGGTGGTGCCGGGGCACAACCGGACCTGGGCAAACTACAGCGAGTGCCTCAAGTACATGACCAACGAGACTCGGGAACGG GAGGTGTTTGACCGCCTGGGCATGATCTACACCGTGGGCTACTCCATGTCCCTGGCCTCTCTCACCGTAGCCACGCTCATCCTGGCCTATTTCAG GCGGCTGCACTGCACGCGCAACtacatccacatgcacatgttcCTGTCCTTCATGCTGCGCGCCGCCAGCATCTTCGTCAAGGACGCGGTGCTCTACTCGGGCTTCACGCTGGACGAGGCCGAGCGCCTGACCGAGCAGGAGCTGCAGATCATCGCGcaggcgccgccgccgcccgccgccgccgccgtgggCTAC GCGGGCTGCCGCGTGGCCGTGACGTTTTTCCTCTACTTCCTGGCCACCAACTACTACTGGATTCTGGTGGAGGGCTTGTACCTGCACAGCCTCATCTTCATGGCTTTCTTCTCAGAAAAGAAGTACCTGTGGGGGTTCACCGTCTTCGGCTGGG GTCTGCCCGCTATCTTCGTGGCTGTGTGGGTTGGTGTCAGAGCTACCTTGGCCAACACTGG GTGCTGGGACCTGAGCTCTGGGCATAAGAAGTGGATCATCCAGGTGCCCATCCTGGCCTCTGTTGTG CTCAACTTCATCCTTTTCATCAACATCATCCGGGTGCTTGCCACCAAGCTGCGGGAGACCAACGCGGGCAGGTGTGACACACGGCAGCAGTACCG gaagcTGCTCAAGTCCACGCTCGTGCTCATGCCGCTCTTCGGAGTCCACTACACCGTGTTCATGGCCTTGCCTTACACCGAGGTCTCAGGGACGCTCTGGCAGATCCAGATGCACTACGAGATGCTCTTCAATTCCTTCCAG GGATTTTTTGTCGCCATCATATACTGTTTCTGCAACGGTGAG GTACAGGCAGAGATCAAGAAGTCTTGGAGCCGCTGGACATTGGCATTGGACTTCAAGCGCAAGGCGCGAAGCGGGAGCAGCAGCTACAGTTATGGCCCAATGGTGTCTCACACAAGTGTGACCAACGTAGGACCCCGTGCGGGACTCAGCCTTCCCCTCAGCCCCCGCCTGCTACCTGCTGCCACCACCAATGGCCACTCCCATCTACCCGGCCATGCCAAGCCAGGGGCGCCAGCTCTTGAGACAGAAACCACACCGGTTACCGTGGCTGTTCCCAAGGACGATGGATTCCTCAATGGCTCCTGCTCAGGCCTGGATGAAGAGGCCTCTGGGCCTGCAAGGCCACCCCCTTTGCTACAGGAAGAGTGGGAGACAGTCATGTGA
- the Pth1r gene encoding parathyroid hormone/parathyroid hormone-related peptide receptor isoform X1: MNAGGAAGLAAGGQQRPCSGFEPEKLLWSCPWPPHGQPELCASACGPIWKTCGLQVDADDVFTKEEQIFLLHRAQAQCDKLLKEVLRTAANVMESDKGWTPASTSGKPRKEKASGKFYSESKENKEGSAGRRRRGRPCLPEWDNIVCWPLGAPGEVVAVPCPDYIYDFNHKGHAYRRCDRNGSWEVVPGHNRTWANYSECLKYMTNETREREVFDRLGMIYTVGYSMSLASLTVATLILAYFRRLHCTRNYIHMHMFLSFMLRAASIFVKDAVLYSGFTLDEAERLTEQELQIIAQAPPPPAAAAVGYAGCRVAVTFFLYFLATNYYWILVEGLYLHSLIFMAFFSEKKYLWGFTVFGWGLPAIFVAVWVGVRATLANTGCWDLSSGHKKWIIQVPILASVVLNFILFINIIRVLATKLRETNAGRCDTRQQYRKLLKSTLVLMPLFGVHYTVFMALPYTEVSGTLWQIQMHYEMLFNSFQGFFVAIIYCFCNGEVQAEIKKSWSRWTLALDFKRKARSGSSSYSYGPMVSHTSVTNVGPRAGLSLPLSPRLLPAATTNGHSHLPGHAKPGAPALETETTPVTVAVPKDDGFLNGSCSGLDEEASGPARPPPLLQEEWETVM, from the exons gtggATGCCGATGACGTCTTTACCAAGGAGGAACAAATCTTCTTGCTGCATCGAGCCCAGGCGCAGTGTGACAAGCTGCTCAAGGAAGTCCTGCGCACTgcag CCAACGTAATGGAGTCAGACAAGGGATGGACACCCGCGTCCACATCAGGGAAGCCCAGGAAAGAGAAGGCCTCGGGGAAGTTCTACTCTGAGTCTAAGGAGAACAAGGAGGGGTCGGCTGGCCGCAGGCGCCGAG GACGCCCCTGCCTGCCAGAATGGGACAACATCGTGTGCTGGCCACTAGGGGCACCAGGCGAAGTGGTGGCTGTGCCCTGTCCTGACTACATTTATGACTTCAATCACAAAG GCCATGCCTACCGACGATGTGACCGCAATGGCAGCTGGGAGGTGGTGCCGGGGCACAACCGGACCTGGGCAAACTACAGCGAGTGCCTCAAGTACATGACCAACGAGACTCGGGAACGG GAGGTGTTTGACCGCCTGGGCATGATCTACACCGTGGGCTACTCCATGTCCCTGGCCTCTCTCACCGTAGCCACGCTCATCCTGGCCTATTTCAG GCGGCTGCACTGCACGCGCAACtacatccacatgcacatgttcCTGTCCTTCATGCTGCGCGCCGCCAGCATCTTCGTCAAGGACGCGGTGCTCTACTCGGGCTTCACGCTGGACGAGGCCGAGCGCCTGACCGAGCAGGAGCTGCAGATCATCGCGcaggcgccgccgccgcccgccgccgccgccgtgggCTAC GCGGGCTGCCGCGTGGCCGTGACGTTTTTCCTCTACTTCCTGGCCACCAACTACTACTGGATTCTGGTGGAGGGCTTGTACCTGCACAGCCTCATCTTCATGGCTTTCTTCTCAGAAAAGAAGTACCTGTGGGGGTTCACCGTCTTCGGCTGGG GTCTGCCCGCTATCTTCGTGGCTGTGTGGGTTGGTGTCAGAGCTACCTTGGCCAACACTGG GTGCTGGGACCTGAGCTCTGGGCATAAGAAGTGGATCATCCAGGTGCCCATCCTGGCCTCTGTTGTG CTCAACTTCATCCTTTTCATCAACATCATCCGGGTGCTTGCCACCAAGCTGCGGGAGACCAACGCGGGCAGGTGTGACACACGGCAGCAGTACCG gaagcTGCTCAAGTCCACGCTCGTGCTCATGCCGCTCTTCGGAGTCCACTACACCGTGTTCATGGCCTTGCCTTACACCGAGGTCTCAGGGACGCTCTGGCAGATCCAGATGCACTACGAGATGCTCTTCAATTCCTTCCAG GGATTTTTTGTCGCCATCATATACTGTTTCTGCAACGGTGAG GTACAGGCAGAGATCAAGAAGTCTTGGAGCCGCTGGACATTGGCATTGGACTTCAAGCGCAAGGCGCGAAGCGGGAGCAGCAGCTACAGTTATGGCCCAATGGTGTCTCACACAAGTGTGACCAACGTAGGACCCCGTGCGGGACTCAGCCTTCCCCTCAGCCCCCGCCTGCTACCTGCTGCCACCACCAATGGCCACTCCCATCTACCCGGCCATGCCAAGCCAGGGGCGCCAGCTCTTGAGACAGAAACCACACCGGTTACCGTGGCTGTTCCCAAGGACGATGGATTCCTCAATGGCTCCTGCTCAGGCCTGGATGAAGAGGCCTCTGGGCCTGCAAGGCCACCCCCTTTGCTACAGGAAGAGTGGGAGACAGTCATGTGA